A region of the Numenius arquata chromosome 2, bNumArq3.hap1.1, whole genome shotgun sequence genome:
TTCAAAGCacctttgttttcaaaaaaacttTTGGGGGTGGAGTATCTCTCCAAATCTAATTATATAAAGCAAAGTATGTTCTAGGTACCATGTTGAcaaagctgctgctcagccagTGAGCAACTCCACACCTACACTCAATTGTCTGGCCACTGATTCATACCAGTAGCAAGGTGGATCCGTCATACACCGTCAAAACTATGTGATCGCTGCGGCAGCTGCAGCGTTAAACTGTCTCATGTACTTAAAAGAAGTTgaaaattggttttttttttttgctttctctagcCATACCATCATGTGCTCAAAAAGATGTCAAATTTAACACAAATGGCACGAGTGGTGTCAGTCTCTGACCCATTAAAACAGGATCAGCAAACTTTTGCTTTTCCGACCAAACAATTTACCGTGGCATGGGCACAAGACAAACATCTCTGATGTCTTCTGTGTCATAATCTAGACTTACTCTAAGCCTGTTTGGAATTAACTTGAAGATGTTCTAAAATGTTACTTGATATATTTTGCAAAACACAGAGAGGAGACTGCATCTCAGGAAAATGAAGAATGGAAGTAGTATCTACAGCCTTCTAGTACTGCCTTCCAGAACTGAAGCAAGAGAATTAAACATTGGATGCAACATAATGGAAACTGGTCTACACAGAAGAAGTAGGTTCATGTCCTAATTACTGTCTTGTGGAAACCGATTCTGCCAGTTCCTTTGTGGGTGATCTACCCCTCTTCTTTGCCTGCTGGGGAAAAAGGTGCAGAACTTCTATAAATGTTTCTTCACTAATTTAGGCCTAagcatattttggttttttgttttgtgtgggttttttttcctaacaagtACTACTCTTTTGCTGAGCAGCCTCATACTTCACTTTTTGCTTCCACTAAACCTGCCGCAAGATGAGGGCTGGCTGCAGGGGATGTAACTTAATATTAAATGCAGAGGCAGCACTATCTTAAACAACCTTGTATGCTGGGGATCTGAGCCCTTTCAGTCTGTGTTCAGCTTTcagaacaaagcagcagcatttaTGAGATCACATAAAAATTCAAGCCAGTTAAAACTATAGTTCCTAGAGACCACTCTAGAACTAGATATTTTACTATTTTGGACTGTTAAATAAACATTCCAGAGAATGCAGcttagttttcctgctgtagttTAACTCTGCAATACTTGACTCTTCTCTAATAAAATGCTTGCACATGTTCACTTCTctctttgaaaatctgtttttgcAGAAATATCAATTTTGGCTTTTACATTTTTCCACTgactcttttccttcctcttaagGGAACAATTCATCCTCCTCTTTCTGCCAAAGTGCAGTGATTGGTAGCAGTGCTGAATTTTTTTAGTGTACCTTTTTTGTTACAGCCATAGCTGTAGCTATGCATTGCATCCAGACTTGTAAAGCTATTAGCATAGTGACGCGTTCatattttttaatgggaaaataaaCAAGCTAAGGCTGAAGTTTTACATCTCACCACATTAAATAGCCAAACTTCTAAAGTTTCTCATTTCAACTCATCCTAAAACTGCCTACACTCACCACTTAATGCAAGTTTTTGTTTCCTATCACCTTCTTTATCACTATGAAAATAGAGTTTTTGAAGCCTGCTGGGAGAGATCATTCTTAGAAAGTGATCATCATGTTGTTGGGATTTCTTCAGATCTGGATTGATGTTTCAAACATCCCATCCCATTTTCTGGAACAGGCAGACCACACCATTTTCCAAAATTAATCCAAAGAAGATGGCCAACCAAGGGAGCACTCGGTTCAAGTTCAAGgtaactgcaaaagaaaacagaacaaatttaTCACTTATCATTTAAGAAGATCATAGAAACCATGTGAGGATTCATATTAATTTGTATGTATGAGAAATCACACAAATCTTTTAAAACCCTGCATTCCAAAGCTATGCATAAAATTAAcatgaaattttcattttccagaaacaAAAAGAATTCTATTTTATGTTTCAATGACCCATGGTGATTTGTCTCAGATTCTAACTGATGGATATAATACAGCATATACAAAGAGATGATGGTGAGATCAGaggtgtttcttctttttctgatgaagtgttttgtttcattcacTTTCTGTTAAAGTCTAAATAACACAGTTTTAAGCTAGAGCTGTTTCAGTCACATATCTGATACcgattaaaaataacagtaatgacTTCTGTAACAGCTGCATTCTCTTACACACATTCTATACAAATAATGTAGTAATAAGAAACCAAAAACGTACCTCTAATTGCCTGAGAGTTTGATATCAAGACAAACACTTTTATAAACGCAAGGCACAAAGGCGTGTAGTCATGTTCCCAAATAACAGCTGGAATTAGCAAAAGCTTTCCATAGCTGGATAACAGTAGTGCTTTCAGAAGTAAAATGAAGTCAGACTTTGTTTTCAGCATCTCAGGTCTCATCCACCATAAGGTAATAAAAATGCCAACCAAAAATGAAGTTTGTTCTAAGAGAAATAAGAGGAGTTGGAAAGAGAGAATGACGCGCCAAAATCAAGTCCTTTTCTGGATGGATTTCAGTGAAATGATGTGTCCCAAATGCAACTGAGCCACTGCTATTTAAAAGACACACAAAGCATGACCATGTCCTCCATCTCCAGTGTTTATTTTAATAGGCAAATATTATGATTACCTACTTAAACTAATTCAGTATCATGACATTCAGAATAATTCTATCACAGAATTCTATCTGTAGGATTGTCATACTCATAATTTCTGACACCATTGATAAAAGCctctttacttttcctttttaacaaaaggagttttttttttcaactatctGTTAGCCTGTAAAACAAAATCAATACTTGTCTTCTTTGAAAAGGTCACCTGCAATGAACCCTTTCCATCCAGCATGAGAAAGAACACTAGGGTGAAAATATCATTGAGCTATTAGACTTTTTTTGACACCACATCCCTGTGCAACACTGGAATTAATGCAGATGTCAAAGCAACTCTCATGACAACTGTAATAGATGAATTACTGCTGAAAAATGAGTTCCCACATTTTTACTGACATGTTATGAAAGCCTACTTGAAGGAACATTAGACAATAAATGACTTAAGTTAAGCTCCGAATGTCTAAGGGAAATACTAGTTTTAGTCTGCAGGCTTGATTTAAACACCAGAAAGAGtatgagaataaaaatattaaccaaaataacagaaaaacccTCCCCTGCCTTCAAATGTAATCTTAGAGCACAGAAGTATTTACTCTTTACCACTGATGACACTGCTCTGTATTTTTGTGtattcgtttaaaaaaaaaaatcacacagatttTCCCAGTTATTGTTTACTTCTGTAAGGATCACCCTTAATGTTTTATCAACTTAATGAATAATGAACCTTGAAGTCAATGTAAAATATGGAATAAAGCTGAGCTCTACATTGCTCTTCAGACTATGTAAATGGATTCAAAGATTTCTAAATATTGccacttttcagtgttttgataTCTAATGCTGATCGTTATCAGTATGAACTCTAATTGGGATCAAAATATTCATTTGCATTAAATGAAGGCAAGTTATAGAGTATATGTATAATCATTTAACCATACTGTGTTGGACATGACATCCATCATGTATTCATTTGTGTGATACAGGCTTGTTGAAAGACTCATGAAGTTATTCAATGCTTAAAGAGCAGATAGTGACATGAACTAATCATCAATCTTACCTAAAGAAGCTATACCAAACATTCTATAAAAATCCCATTCCTTGGCATATCTGATTAAGTCATCAGGTTCTATATTTTGGCTTGAATCCTGTAGTTGCAACCACCTGAGATAAGCTTCACAGAGCAAACAAAATATGCAGAGCTTCCCATGAATctggtaaatgaaagaaaaataaaagcgttAGTATTAAATCAGCATAAATTGAAGCATTAGTAAGAAAttggtatttaaaatacatttcaacaTCTCTACACAAAATTTTGTTTAGAAATATAAGCAACTTACTTCTGTGGAGCCACTACTTTAGCACATCATTCCTTTAGCATCAATTGACATGACAGGCAAATTAGAGGGTGTAGAAAACTGCATGAACAGTTCCATACAGAAAAAGGTATACAACTGTGGTTTCAAAGCCTGctctatgcttttttaaaattgggAAGGCTGTTTCAGTTAGTGAggaatataaaaacaaaattgtGCCATAGCTAGTACAATTATACTATCAAAATTACTGGTTTAAATAGTGttgtttcactttttccctgGGACAATCTCCATTAAAGAAACTGGTCATGTAGTTATACCAAAATCATTTCTTAGTTCAGATAAGGGTGAGATACCAAAAATAAATGGAGCAATATAACCAAACGAAGCTTAAAAATATCCTCTGAAGTGATTGCAAAAATTATGTTCTGAGGGCCCACAGTTAGCATGTTTCCACATTAAACAGTCTATAAGCCAGTATGTACGTGGGGTGTATTCTGTTTTTATACAGATGTAAATAAGCCAATGCAACTTCTACGCATGGATTCTGCTTTTCCCATTAGAGACTAGTTATGCCAATTGCACATACATGCACAGGCTAACCCAGTTTAAAATGCAACTCAATTTATTTGAATAAATGAAATTTCCACAGACAGAGCCTCACGGAAAACCAGTCTCCAAAATCATTGAATTAATGAAAAATCTGTAGTCAGATTTATGCTTGAAAGACAAGGCGAGTATATTTATCTACGTTGCTTAACACTGCACTGATCAAGAGGTATCAACATGAACATGGCATGCACTTACGCTTGGATAGTTTGCTCTATATTAGGTTCCCTCTCCTGGGAAATCAATCCTTAAAGTAAAAATATGCAATTCTGTCAGAAAAGCAGCACCTCTACACTCCAGCCTGGCCAGCACAACTAAGTTGACTTCGTAACTGCATCAACAACGCTTCACGTGAAAGCTACTATCTTTTGCTATAGCTTGGAGGGCATGGTTAATTATTCAGGAAGAAACTCACTAGAAATTAGTACAGTAGGTTTAATTGTCATAGTATTGTTAATATGGTATGTTATGCTACTATAGCTCATTTCAGAAAGAATTGTTTCCAACAGAAATttaatttggaaattaatttgaaattacatCTTTCTCATCCAGTATAGTTTAGCACATCATTCTTTTAACATTAATTAACATGACAAGCAAATTAGAGGGTATAGAAAACTGCAAGAAGAGTTCTGTAcagttccttctcttctcttctagCACGTAAGATGACTACTGTATTTGCCGGCATTGTGGCATCACTACTGTGGAGACAGTAACTTTCTTAGTAACAGCTAGAGTTTGAGATTTCCTGTGTTGCATTCACAATATAACTGGTTCAGCTTGCTGGAACATGTGGAAGGGCAGGAGAACACTTACCAAATCTAAATATATCTTTAACCAAAAAAACTTACAAGGTAGGGGCATAGTAACTTACATTTATCTTCGTATTGAAAAGAATGTGCCTGTATGCTTGTGCTTTACATAAAATAGCATTAATCAAGATGATAACAGCATCATACTCAATGTATTTGTCCACAGGTTTCTGGCAGGATTTCTGAAAGTCACAAAATaacaagaattagaaaaaaaaaagaaagaaagaaagagtttatTAAATGTTCCTCTAATCTTGACAGAACTGCCTGAATCCAAACTAGCTATTCAATTCTTATCAGTCTTTCCTTAATGTAATCTTCCATTTTCAATAGGTTTTTAATCCATCCAGAAAAATTGCTTCCCCTTCCTTGACACTACAGTTGACACACAGATTCCCTTATAAAACGTAAAGACACATTATCGATTTTTACAGGCTTCAGATTAACACAGATAATAAACTATGCAAGGATGTACTTAGTTGTCATTTTGTGCTCTCCAGATGCAAAAGAACAAACTACCTTCTCAAGACTCAAGAAATGGACCGGGATTTTGTTAAAGGTTAACTAATCATGGCTCATCTATTGAGtatttttgaagggttttttggtatttttggggggaaaaaaaagaaaaattaatttcttctatcatttccttcttttcagagaTGTTTTACCCTCATATtctacctttttcttcctttcaagaaGGCAGTAAATATGTTTTGCTGTTCCATTGTTCTTCCGTACTGGTAAATTGTCCAGATGTTTCAACTCATTTTCCCTTACAGACAGAATACTGATAATGTAGTTTTCACACAGCCAAAGAATCAGAAGTTGCTACTAAATAGTGGTTAAGACACTAGACTATTACTTCTCCAATACATCTGCTGTGCCTACTAGAGCACATTTCACACAGACCACTGGGAACTGCTTGTCATCAACCCCCTTAAGATTTATTGACTGACTTGTATGGATGATCTCTCCTTGACTTGAGTTAAATGGGAAGGGCTAACAAAAGGCAATTATACCAACTGTGGACAGGATGGTTAACTAACAGTCTTACAAGAGGCTCATCTAACAGACCTGAAAGGGAAATAACTTCTAGCAGAGAgtggagagcaggaggaggtgatCACAGGAACCCCTTCAGCTCAAACAAGAGCACTGCAGGGTCCTTGCCTGCAGGTCAGCTAATCCCGCTCCCCTGGGCCTCCACGTCAGCTGCCATGCTGAGTACAACAGTCCTAGAAACAATCTCCGTTTCCATTTTAATGAGTGCACGGCTGTGCACTGCCAGAAGAGAAATCTATGCACACatagaaatgtttctgaaaaaagtttctgaaatgcTGTAACACTAAAAATGCAGCTTTAGGCAACACACACCTACAGCCCAACTCCCAAGAAAGAATGGAAACTTCTTTTCAATTTTATAGGGATTCCGTGTTTCCAAAGTCAACTTTTCCTTGCTATTTACCAGAATTATTATTAGAGAATTTGAGAATGCAAAATTTCACTAGCAAATATACTCAACAGTCAAGAAAAACATCCAAACAAATGTTTAAGTTGAATAGAGTGCTGAAGGAATCTTGCTTACGACTAATGAGTGTTTCTTAGTCCAACTCaagaaaaaatcccaacaaactaATTTGGATTAGAAAAGTAAATACTGTGTATGACAGTACGCAAGTTAGAGATAATGAATTCAAAAACTGACTCAATTAACCATTAGTTCAATAGGTCTAAAATTAAAGTGAGAGAGATGGAAGAAGGGACATAATTAACAGAAGACCACAGCTACAGGATTTAACAGAGTGGAAAAGAAATTGCAACTATAATTAAAGGCAGTgtcttgcttcatttctttctacaGGGAAATCATTAACAGATATTCTTACAGGTGGTAATTTACATATGTCAAATCTTTAGGTTGATGTAGCACAGGAAAACTCCAATTTTTTATAGGCTTATTCACACAAGCACTGGACAAGCACATACAAAAGAAGATTATTCTTGAACACAATGGGTGTCATGAAGGTTAGATGAAAGATATCCTACATACCTCAGCATTTATCATGCTCTCAAGTTTTCCTACAACAGAACATTTTTTGACCAGGGTCAAAAATCTTTCTGAGAAGAGTAAAGGGTGATCTTTTCAAGTGGAGGATCCCAACCGAACACCAATCAAAATACTTGCAGGTAAGAGGTACTGAAAAATTTTCACTGACAACTGACGTGACTTTTAGACAATTAAAATATATCAGACCAACTCTCCAGGCAAAACCAACAATACAGAAATTCTACTGCAGATATATAAGGAGATAGCTACAAATGAATACAGAAATAGTGGTGCTACCCATAGGAATGGGTCTTCTGCTCCACAGCTTCTGGCAGCTACAACCAAATCTTTGCAGCTGTGAGAATGATGTTTGATTCAGTATTCCAGCATACCACCACCAAACATTTAAGAATCCTATTTGTCTTGCATTACATCAACAGCAAAACCACCCTGCCATATCACGAAACAGCAGCCATCTTCAAGGACTTTTCACACACGGACACACATTCGTGTCTGCCTGTCTTACAGAGCTAGATGAGAGCCCTATTCTTAATATACTTTATTTCTATTTGAATCTCAACTGTATGAAGGAAAAGTCCTCTGCGCTTACCCAGCCAGTGCCCTAGCCAGTGTGAGTTCATTCAGTGACCTGAGACCTACAAACCACCTTACTGCAAAAGACTCGCATGTGCCCTGCCAGAGGCTATGGGACAAAATGAAGATGACACTTGCTATACCATGAGAACATTACAGAATTAATAGACTCTCTAGGATGAAATTTTCTCCATACCTGGTTTTGTTATTTCTTCCAGCTGTACTACTAAAACATCTGACACTAACCTTAAATACCTAGGAAGGAAACTTGTGACTAGAGCCTGACTTTAGCAAAATCAATGCAACCAAGGGTTAATGCAGTTTAAGTACATACAGGTTTAACTAGATAGCTTTATGTAGTTAAAGTGATATAACTCTATGGATATCAATAATCACCAGCACTTTCAGAGAAGATTAGCATgagcagctcagctctggagAACTGCTTGCATGCTGACTTTTAAGATTTTAGTCAGGCAGTTTAGAGTGAATACAATACTGGTGCTCACCTCTCATTCCTAACTGCAGTTCTGCACAACTGTAGTCAACTGTTGACTGAAGAAGACACATCTTTAACAAAACTGAGCTTTTTCAATCTTCTTTGGGCTTTCTCAAAGAAATGCCTCAGTTATCATAATCAATTCTAAAATGATAAAAAGGATTTATCCATGTTTTTAAccagtttttaatttcttccttaaatatgTAACTGATATCAGAAATAACAGGTacctttccttgaaaaaaatagaCATTACTTTGATTAAAAGGTACTTTCAGGTAATGTTGCAGAAGATAAAGGTCAAGCTTGACACTGCAAATTCTATTTATGCCTCATCTTCTAAGTTGGTAAATTTAAGGAAAATTATGAATGTTTGATGCTGACACACAGAAGTCCAACAGATAGTATGCTCCCCTAAAAAAGGCTGTGAATGTATTTCAATATTCTAATGAATTTAAATGGATATTATTTAGCAATTGTTTGACTATTCAACTGTTTAGGAATAttactgtgtttgttttttaaaaagaaaaagtttcataaCTTAGAAATTTGCTTCATtatcttaaaaatattatttttttaaaaatgagcaaaggtag
Encoded here:
- the ARV1 gene encoding protein ARV1, giving the protein MAALGAYRCIECNREAAELYRDYQRGVLRISICKSCQKPVDKYIEYDAVIILINAILCKAQAYRHILFNTKINIHGKLCIFCLLCEAYLRWLQLQDSSQNIEPDDLIRYAKEWDFYRMFGIASLEQTSFLVGIFITLWWMRPEMLKTKSDFILLLKALLLSSYGKLLLIPAVIWEHDYTPLCLAFIKVFVLISNSQAIRVTLNLNRVLPWLAIFFGLILENGVVCLFQKMGWDV